A window of Actinomadura viridis genomic DNA:
GCCAGGGCGGACGCGAGCACGGGCAGAAGGCCGACCAGCTCCCCGGGTACCGCCGGATCGACGACCCGGCGGCGCGCGCCCATGTCGCCGCCGTGTGGGGCGTGGACCCCGCCGACCTGCCGGGGCCGGGCCGTTCCGCCTACGAGCTGCTGTCGGCGCTGGGCACCCCGGACGGCCCCAAGGCGATGCTGCTCTTCGGGTCCAACCCGGTCGTGTCCGCGCCGCGGGCGTCGGCGGTGGAGGAGCGGCTGGACGCGCTGGACTTCCTCGCCGTCGCCGACTTCGTGCCCTCGGAGACCGCGCGCCGCGCCGACGTCGTCCTGCCGACCGCGCAGTGGGCGGAGGAGTCGGGGACGATGACCAACCTGGAGGGCCGGGTCCTGCGGCGCAGGCAGGCGGTGCGCCCGCCCGCCGGGGTGCGGACCGACCTGCAGATCCTGGCCGTGCTCGCCGACCGGCTGCAGGCGCCCGGCACCTGGAGCGAGGAGCCCGCCGAGGTCTTCGAGGAACTGCGCGAGGCCAGCGCGGGCGGCCCGGCCGACTACTCCGGCATCACCTACGAGCGGATCGAGAAGGAGGGCGGGGTCTTCTGGCCGTGCCCGGCCGAGGACCACCCCGGCACGCCCCGCCCGTTCCTGGACCGCTTCGCCACGCCCGACGGCCGGGCCCGCTTCACGCCGGTGGAGCACCGCGGCGCCGCCGAGGACGTCGACCCCGACTACCCGGTGTACCTGACCACGGGCCGGGTCCTCGCGCAGTACCAGAGCGGCGCCCAGACGCGCCGCGTACGGCCCCTGGTGGACGCGGCGCCCGAGCCGTTCGTCGAGCTGCACCCCGACCTGGCCGAGCGGCTGGGCATCGCCGAGGGGGCCGGGGTGCGGGTGGCCAGCCGCCGCGGTGCCGCCACCGTACGGGCGCGGCTGACCGACGCGATCCGCCAGGACACCGTCTTCATCCCCTTCCACTGGGCGGGCGAGGGCAGGGCGAACCTGCTCACCAACCCGGCGCTGGACCCGATGTCGCGGATGCCGGAGTTCAAGGTCTGCGCGGTCCGGCTGGAACCCGTTCTCACTCCCGATGACGAAGGAGCCGGTTCGTGACGAGGGAAGCCGTGACGAGGGAGGCCGAAGAGCCCGGGACCGTCCCGAGGGGCATCGTCGTCGTCGGCAACGGCATGGCGGGGTCCCGGCTGGTGTCGGAGATCCGCGCCCGGGACCCGCGGGTGCCGCTGACGGTGTTCGGCGCGGAGGCGCGGCGGCCCTACAACCGCGTGCTGCTGTCGAACGTGCTGGCCGGCGCGGCCAGGGCGGACCAGATCGGCCTGGTCGACCCCGCCTGGTACGAGACCAGCGGCGTCGACGCGCGCCTGGGGGTGGAGGTCGTCCGCGTCGACCGCGAGGCCCGGACGGTGCACGGCTCGGACGGGTCCGCGGTGCCGTACGGGACGCTGGTGATCGCGACGGGCAGCAGCTCGTTCGTGCCGCCGATACCCGGGACCGAGGGCGGGCTGCCCGCCGGGGCGGTGGCGTTCCGCACCCTGGACGACTGCGAGGCGATCATCGGGGCGGCGGAGGGCGCCCGGCGCGCCGTCGTGATCGGCGGGGGGCTGCTGGGGGTCGAGGCCGCCCGCGGGCTGGCCGGGCGCGGGCTGGAGGTGACGGTGGCGCATCTGGCCGGGCACCTCATGGACCGGCAGCTGGACGCGGGGGCCGGGAAGGTGCTGGCCCGGACCCTGGGCCGGCTGGGCGTCCGGGCCCGCCTGGAGGCCGTCGTCACCGGGATCCGCACCGCCCCGGACCGGGACGGCGCCGCCCGGGTGAACGGGGTCGAGCTGGCGGCGCCGGGCGGCGGCGCGGAGGCCGCGGAGGCCGCGGAGGTCCTGGACGCCGACCTGGTCGTGCTCGCCTGCGGGGTGCGGCCGGAGGTGGGCCTGGCCCGGGCCGCCGGGCTGGAGGTCGACCGGGGGATCGTGGTCGACGAGACGCTGCGCTCGGTGTCGGATCCGTCCGTCCGGGCGATCGGGGAGTGCTCGCAGTACGGCGGCACCGTCTACGGGCTGGTGGCGCCCGCCTGGGAGCAGGCCGCGGTGCTGGCCGACCTGCTGACGGGCGCCGACGCGCTGGCCCGGTTCACCGGGGCGCGGGAGATCACCCGGCTGAAGGCGGCCGGCGTGGACCTGGTGGCGATGGGGGAGACCCATCACGGCGACGACGACCCCGACGTGGAGATCATCCGGTTCGCCGACGCGAGCCGCGGCACCTACAAGAAGGTCGCCATCCGCGAGGGCCGGGTGATCGGCGGGATCCTGCTCGGCGAGACCGGCACCGCCGGGACGCTGACCCAGCTGTACGACCGGGCGGCGCCGCCGCCGGCCGACCGGCTCAGCCTGTTCTTCACCGGCGTGGGCGGCGCGCGGCCCGCCGATTCGCCGGTGCGGATGCCGGACGCGGCGACGGTCTGTCACTGCAACAACGTTTCCAAGGGCCAGATCCTGGAGTGCTGGGAGAAAGGCGCCCGCACGGCGGAGGAGGTGGCGGCGCGTACCCGGGCGAGCACCGGATGCGGCGGCTGCCAGGACACCGTCGCGGGGATCGTCGACTGGCTGGCCGAGCAGGACCACGACGGCCCCGGGCAGGTGCGGGTCGGCGTGGGCGCCGCTCCGGGGGGCTGACGGGCACGGCGCCGACCTGCCGCGTTCTCCGGCCGAATAACGGCCGGAGAACGCGGCGGGTTTTCACTTATCAGGAAAGTCGAAGTGAAATTCCGCGGCCCGGATTGCGAGATGACCACGATTCGATGTCGACGTGAGCGTCTTTTAACACGCCGGTGACAAAGGGGACGCAACCGCGAAACGGCCCCTGCTGAGGATCGGCCCCATGAACGACGGAGGGGACGAACCCATGGAGCTGGTCGTCGTCGGCCATGGACCGGCCGGGCACCGGCTCGTCGAGGCCCTGCGCGAGCGCGACACGGCCGGCGCGTGGCGCGTGACGGTGATCGGTGAGGAGACCCGCCCTGCCTACGACCGGGTGGCGCTCACCTCCTACCTGACCGAGGACGCCGACCTGGCCTGCCCCGCGCATGACGAGGACGTGGAGCTGCTGACCGGCGACCCGGTGACCGCGATCGACCGGGACGCCCGGACGGTGCGCACCGCGTCCGGGCGCGAGGTCGGCTACGACGCGCTGGTGCTGGCCACCGGCTCGGCCCCGTTCGTGCCGCCGGTCCCCGGGCACGACCTGCCGGGCGTGTTCGTCTACCGCACCATCGACGACCTGGACGCGCTCCGCGCCCACTGCACCGACCTTACAGCGTCAAGGCCCGCGGCCGGAGTGGTCGTCGGCGGTGGGCTCCTCGGCCTGGAGGCGGCCAGGGCCCTCCAGGGCCTCGGCGTCGACACCCACGTGGTCGAGGTCGCGCCCTGGCTGATGCCGCGCCAGCTCGACGAGGGCGGCGGGGCGATGCTCCGGCGGCACATCGAGGCCCTGGGCATGAAGGTGCACGCCGGGACGCCGATGGCGGGCCTGGAGCCCGGCCACGACGGCGGCGTGGCACGGGTCGCGCTCTCCGACGGGACCTCGCTGGACGCCGGCGTGGTGGTCTTCTCGGCCGGCGTCCGCCCGCGCGACGCCCTGGCCCGCGGGTGCGGCCTGCCGGTGGGGGAGCGCGGCGGCGTCATCGTGGACGACACCTGCCGTACCGAGGACCCCGCGATCTACGCGATCGGGGAGTGCGCCCTGATCGGCGGGCAGGTCTACGGGCTGGTCGCGCCGTGTTTCAGCATGGCCGAGGTGGTCGCCGACCGGTTGCTGGCACGGGCGGCGGGCACGCCGAGCCCGGCCCGTTTCGAGGGCGCCGACCTGTCGACCAAGCTCAAGCTGATGGGCGTGGACGTGGCCAGCTTCGGCGACCCGTTCGCCGGGCCCGAGCAGGGCGCTTTGGACGTCACCTACACCGACCCGGTCGCCGGGATCTACAAGCGGCTGGTGGTCAGCGACGACGCCCGCACCCTGCTGGGCGGGGTGCTGGTCGGCGACGCCGAGTCCTACCCGGCCCTGCGCGCCTACATCGGCGCCGAGCTGCCCGGATCGCCCGAGCAGGCGCTGTTCGGCGGCACCGAGGCGGCCGGCGGCGACCTGCCGGGCGGCACCGTGATCTGCAGCTGCAACAACGTCACCGCCGAGACGATCCGGTGCGCGATCCGCGACGAGGGCCTGACCGACATCGCCGGGATCAAGGGCTGCACCCGGGCCGGCAGCACCTGCGGCAGCTGCGTCCCGCTGGCCAAGAGGATCCTGGACGCCGAGCTCACCGCGGCCGGGATCGAGGTCAGCCGGGCGCTGTGCGAGCACTTCGACCACAGCCGCGCCGAGCTGTTCGACATCGTCCGGGTCACCGGCATCACCACCTTCACCGGGCTCATCGAGGCCCACGGCCGAGGCCGGGGCTGCGACATCTGCAAGCCCGCGGTGGCCTCGATCCTGGCCAGCCTGGGCAACGGCCACATCCTCGACGGCGAGCAGGCCGCGCTGCAGGACACCAACGACGCCTTCCTGGCCAACATGCAGAAGAATGGCACCTACTCGGTGGTGCCGCGGGTGCCCGGCGGCGAGATCACCCCGGAGAAGCTGATCGTGATCGGGGAGGTCGCCCGGGAGTTCGGCCTCTACACCAAGATCACCGGCGCGCAGCGGATCGACCTGTTCGGCGCCCGGGTCGAGCAGCTGCCGCTGATCTGGAAGCGGCTGGTGGACGCCGGATTCGAGTCCGGCCACGCCTACGGCAAGGCGCTGCGCACGGTGAAGTCCTGCGTCGGCTCCACCTGGTGCCGGTACGGCGTCCAGGACTCGGTCGGCATGGCGATCAAGCTGGAGCTGCGGTACCGGGGCCTGCGCGCCCCGCACAAGCTCAAGTCCGCGGTGTCGGGCTGCGCCCGCGAGTGCGCCGAGGCCCAGGGCAA
This region includes:
- a CDS encoding FAD-dependent oxidoreductase, encoding MTREAVTREAEEPGTVPRGIVVVGNGMAGSRLVSEIRARDPRVPLTVFGAEARRPYNRVLLSNVLAGAARADQIGLVDPAWYETSGVDARLGVEVVRVDREARTVHGSDGSAVPYGTLVIATGSSSFVPPIPGTEGGLPAGAVAFRTLDDCEAIIGAAEGARRAVVIGGGLLGVEAARGLAGRGLEVTVAHLAGHLMDRQLDAGAGKVLARTLGRLGVRARLEAVVTGIRTAPDRDGAARVNGVELAAPGGGAEAAEAAEVLDADLVVLACGVRPEVGLARAAGLEVDRGIVVDETLRSVSDPSVRAIGECSQYGGTVYGLVAPAWEQAAVLADLLTGADALARFTGAREITRLKAAGVDLVAMGETHHGDDDPDVEIIRFADASRGTYKKVAIREGRVIGGILLGETGTAGTLTQLYDRAAPPPADRLSLFFTGVGGARPADSPVRMPDAATVCHCNNVSKGQILECWEKGARTAEEVAARTRASTGCGGCQDTVAGIVDWLAEQDHDGPGQVRVGVGAAPGG
- the nirB gene encoding nitrite reductase large subunit NirB; this translates as MNDGGDEPMELVVVGHGPAGHRLVEALRERDTAGAWRVTVIGEETRPAYDRVALTSYLTEDADLACPAHDEDVELLTGDPVTAIDRDARTVRTASGREVGYDALVLATGSAPFVPPVPGHDLPGVFVYRTIDDLDALRAHCTDLTASRPAAGVVVGGGLLGLEAARALQGLGVDTHVVEVAPWLMPRQLDEGGGAMLRRHIEALGMKVHAGTPMAGLEPGHDGGVARVALSDGTSLDAGVVVFSAGVRPRDALARGCGLPVGERGGVIVDDTCRTEDPAIYAIGECALIGGQVYGLVAPCFSMAEVVADRLLARAAGTPSPARFEGADLSTKLKLMGVDVASFGDPFAGPEQGALDVTYTDPVAGIYKRLVVSDDARTLLGGVLVGDAESYPALRAYIGAELPGSPEQALFGGTEAAGGDLPGGTVICSCNNVTAETIRCAIRDEGLTDIAGIKGCTRAGSTCGSCVPLAKRILDAELTAAGIEVSRALCEHFDHSRAELFDIVRVTGITTFTGLIEAHGRGRGCDICKPAVASILASLGNGHILDGEQAALQDTNDAFLANMQKNGTYSVVPRVPGGEITPEKLIVIGEVAREFGLYTKITGAQRIDLFGARVEQLPLIWKRLVDAGFESGHAYGKALRTVKSCVGSTWCRYGVQDSVGMAIKLELRYRGLRAPHKLKSAVSGCARECAEAQGKDFGIIATERGWNLYLAGNGGMRPRHADLFATDLDDETLVRYIDRFLMFYIRTADRLQRTATWLEGLEGGLDYLREVIVEDRLGLCAELDAAMDRHVGSYSDEWRDTLGDPAKLSRFVSFVNAPDTPDPSIVFESERDQIKPVLVTGPRLEVAAR
- a CDS encoding molybdopterin oxidoreductase family protein, which codes for MTDTPTHCPYCALQCGMSLGGDAAEPGGPLRVTPREDVPANRGGLCQKGWTAAEMLTVPDRLTSPLMRASRDAPLEPCTWDQAVDRVVSEITRLQGAYGPDAVAVFGGGGLTNEKAYQLGKFARIALRTSQIDYNGRFCMSSAAAASGRAFGMDRGLPGPITDLGRADAVLLAGGNVAETMPPFMRHLTDLQRAGGALIVVDPRRTTTARQADLHLQPTPGTDLALANGLLHLAVSEGLLDEDYLAERTGGFEAVRTVVNAYWPDRVERITGVPVPHMREAVRLLARGERSYVLTARGAEQHARGTDMVTAFINLALALGLPGRPGSGYGCLTGQGNGQGGREHGQKADQLPGYRRIDDPAARAHVAAVWGVDPADLPGPGRSAYELLSALGTPDGPKAMLLFGSNPVVSAPRASAVEERLDALDFLAVADFVPSETARRADVVLPTAQWAEESGTMTNLEGRVLRRRQAVRPPAGVRTDLQILAVLADRLQAPGTWSEEPAEVFEELREASAGGPADYSGITYERIEKEGGVFWPCPAEDHPGTPRPFLDRFATPDGRARFTPVEHRGAAEDVDPDYPVYLTTGRVLAQYQSGAQTRRVRPLVDAAPEPFVELHPDLAERLGIAEGAGVRVASRRGAATVRARLTDAIRQDTVFIPFHWAGEGRANLLTNPALDPMSRMPEFKVCAVRLEPVLTPDDEGAGS